One part of the Sebastes fasciatus isolate fSebFas1 chromosome 8, fSebFas1.pri, whole genome shotgun sequence genome encodes these proteins:
- the LOC141773328 gene encoding uncharacterized protein LOC141773328 isoform X1, producing MERTETEGGNITVGCSFSFSGKTKIFCKNECEDKKDILIKTDNVTAHSGRYSIEYTEGFYPAYPTLLYVSITNLTKSDAGRYRCGLDRSLTPSSYQEIDIRVKDAPTTSEPASVPSSSTPSSSSTPSSSSTPSSASAPSSASTPSSASTPSSSSTPSSSSTPSSSSTPSPAAGPGLQWIVRLTLVITIIVISGAVLIFCRKRVCKPEEPPEEAEYVNVTEEIREEDGRSRPPPIEMSTVHSAASPEQN from the exons ATGGAACGGACAGAAACTGAAGGAGGAAACATCACAGTCGGCTGCAGCTTCTCTTTCTCTGGGAAGACGAAGATCTTCTGTAAGAACGAATGTGAAGATAAAAAAGACATTCTCATTAAAACAGATAATGTCACAGCTCACAGTGGCAGATACAGCATTGAATATACAGAAGGATTTTATCCAGCATATCCTACACTTCTCTATGTGAGCATCACAAATCTGACTAAGTCTGATGCAGGACGGTACAGATGTGGTTTGGACAGATCTTTGACACCCTCATCGTACCAGGAGATCGATATCAGAGTTAAAGATG CTCCAACCACTTCAGAACCAGCATCCGTCCCATCATCCTCCACACCTTCATCATCCTCCACACCTTCATCATCCTCCACACCTTCATCAGCCTCCGCACCTTCATCAGCTTCCACACCTTCATCAGCCTCCACACCTTCATCATCCTCCACACCTTCATCATCCTCCACACCTTCATCATCCTCCACACCTTCACCAGCTGCAGGTCCAG GGCTGCAGTGGATTGTACGTCTGACTCTGGTCATTACGATCATCGTAATATCAGGAGCTGTGCTGATATTCTGCAGGAAGAGAGTCTGTAAACCTGAAG AACCTCCTGAGGAAGCTGAGTATGTTAATGTCACAGAG GAGATCAGAGAGGAGGACGGACGGAGCAGACCTCCTCCTATAGAAATGTCTACAGTTCACTCTGCAGCCAGTCCAGAGCAAA ACTGA
- the LOC141773328 gene encoding uncharacterized protein LOC141773328 isoform X2: MERTETEGGNITVGCSFSFSGKTKIFCKNECEDKKDILIKTDNVTAHSGRYSIEYTEGFYPAYPTLLYVSITNLTKSDAGRYRCGLDRSLTPSSYQEIDIRVKDAPTTSEPASVPSSSTPSSSSTPSSSSTPSSASAPSSASTPSSASTPSSSSTPSSSSTPSSSSTPSPAAGLQWIVRLTLVITIIVISGAVLIFCRKRVCKPEEPPEEAEYVNVTEEIREEDGRSRPPPIEMSTVHSAASPEQN; this comes from the exons ATGGAACGGACAGAAACTGAAGGAGGAAACATCACAGTCGGCTGCAGCTTCTCTTTCTCTGGGAAGACGAAGATCTTCTGTAAGAACGAATGTGAAGATAAAAAAGACATTCTCATTAAAACAGATAATGTCACAGCTCACAGTGGCAGATACAGCATTGAATATACAGAAGGATTTTATCCAGCATATCCTACACTTCTCTATGTGAGCATCACAAATCTGACTAAGTCTGATGCAGGACGGTACAGATGTGGTTTGGACAGATCTTTGACACCCTCATCGTACCAGGAGATCGATATCAGAGTTAAAGATG CTCCAACCACTTCAGAACCAGCATCCGTCCCATCATCCTCCACACCTTCATCATCCTCCACACCTTCATCATCCTCCACACCTTCATCAGCCTCCGCACCTTCATCAGCTTCCACACCTTCATCAGCCTCCACACCTTCATCATCCTCCACACCTTCATCATCCTCCACACCTTCATCATCCTCCACACCTTCACCAGCTGCAG GGCTGCAGTGGATTGTACGTCTGACTCTGGTCATTACGATCATCGTAATATCAGGAGCTGTGCTGATATTCTGCAGGAAGAGAGTCTGTAAACCTGAAG AACCTCCTGAGGAAGCTGAGTATGTTAATGTCACAGAG GAGATCAGAGAGGAGGACGGACGGAGCAGACCTCCTCCTATAGAAATGTCTACAGTTCACTCTGCAGCCAGTCCAGAGCAAA ACTGA